ATGATCGGTGCGAACCCGACGCCAATCGATTGGGGCGAAACGTCTTCCGCACTCAGTGAAGGAGTCGCCGAGACGCTTCATGTCGACTTCATGGCGACAAACTCATTCGGGTTTCGAGACATCTTGACCCACGTTACGTTGACGGATATAATTCCAGACGTACAAACCTACGCAATGAGTCACAGCTGGTATAGCTCCCTTTCTGATGATCTGCAGGACGCCATAGACAACGCAGGCGAACAAACTTTCCAGGACATGCTTGACCAACTCCCAACATCGAGAGAGAACTCGTACAACCAACTCCGTGATAGCGGCGTAACTTTCCACGATATTGATGAATCAGAGCGACAACAGTGGCAGGATGCAATCGGGTACCAGCGCTCGGAGTGGGATGACTGGAAGACAGATCTCGCTGGCGATATGGAAACGTTTGAAACGCTGGAAAGCGCAGCCCGGTCGGACTCAGATTACGACGTTTCCGAACCAAACCTCGAGGAACTGGAGTCGAACTACGATGGATAAGAGATATGTCTAATAAGGAATCTCATTTATCATTCCGTTCGTCTATGAAAGATCTGACCGGATGGCGGTTAGCGCTCCATTTGCTGGACCGGTACGCGGAACGGTTTCTACTCTACGGATTTTACATCTTTTTGACCCTAATTATCGTCCTCGAAGTCTTCCGCAGATTCGCCCTTGACTCTGCAAGTCTTTGGGGTGAGGAAACTGCGCGATTTTCTTTTATTTACCTAACATGGATTGGTGCGAGCTGGGGCGTTCGCAAACGGCAGCACATCCGTATTAATATTATCCATCGGTATCTCTCGAATCGCGGTGTCGGGATAATGTACATCATCAGCGATATCGCAATGCTGATCTTCGCATATTTCTCGGTAAGCTGGTTCGTTCCAGTCCTACAGACAACAGCAGAGCAGGGTGCGGTAACACAGGCACTCCGAGTTAACCAAGAGTACTTCATGTTTGCCGTCCTCTTGGGGTTCATACTGCTGACTATTCGAACGATCCAGATGCTGGTATGGGACGTCCACGCCGTTATCAACGATCATCCGGTGTACGAGGGAGAATCCATCTTTGGAAGGGGCGATGATTAATGTCTATAGTCCTCATCACCGGTCTCGTAATGATCGTGCTACTGGCACTCGGTGTCCCTGTTCTTGTGGCGATCGGGCTGGGATCGGTGTTACTTGTTCAGCAAACCGGTATCTTCCCGACAACCATATACGGTAGCACGCTGTTCTCAGGGCTGAACTCCTTTGCACTTCTCGCCATTCCGTTATACATTTTGACGGGTGATGCGATCGTGGAGTCTGGTCTTTCGGAGAAACTCCTGAATTTCGCGAACAGGATTGTCGGTGGCTTCAATAGCGGCGTGGGAACTGCGACGCTATTAGGATGTGGATTGTTCGCGTCCATTAGTGGTTCGAACTCGTCTGACGCTGCCGCGATCGGTCGAATCTCGCATCATCACCTCAAGGATTTCGGCTATCCGGGCCCGTACGCAAGCGCGCTTATCGCGAGCGGTGCATCCACCGGAATACTTATTCCGCCGAGTATTACGTATATTATCGCTGGAACAGTACTTGGTGTTTCAGTAGCAAATCTGTTCATAGCCGGACTCATTCCGGGCGTACTGGTGTTGGTCAGCGCGATTGTCGCTCATACGGTGGTTAGCCGGTTGAACGGGTATGAGAATAAAAGTTCCCACAGCTCCCCACGAGAAATGGCAGCCGCACTTTGGGACGCGAAATTCGCCCTGATGATTCCGGTGATCATTCTTGGAGGGATTTACTCCGGTATTTTCACACCCACAGAAGCGGCCGCCGTAGCAGTTTTCGTCGCCATCGCTATCGGTATGAGCGTGCGGGAGATCTCTTTCTCGGATTTCCCGAATATGTTAGAACAAAGTGCGATAGTCAACGGAATTATCACGCCGATCATCGGTATCGCGATCGTCCTCAGTCAGATTCTGGCGATTTATGAGGTCCCATCCACGATAATCGACTTCTTAATCGGACCGACGACGGCACACTGGCAGGTCGTCCTCACAATGCTTGCCATTTTCCTGGTTGCCGGAGCGGTCATGGAAACGACGCCGAACATCCTTATTCTCGGACCGCTACTACTCCCCGTCGCGACGGAAATTGGGATGGATCCGATTCACTTCGTGATCTTTATGAATCTCGCACTAGCTGTCGGATTCATCACCCCGCCGATCGGCCTCAATCTATATGTCATGTCCGCAATTACCGAGGAGGACATACTCGCGATCGCAAGGCACGCTGTCCCGTATTTGATCGCAATGATCGTCGTCGTGGTGATTGTAGCGTATTACGCACCGTTGAGCACTTTTACATTCTAATATCAATCCCAAATTTCTTTTCCCTGGTGACGTATGTCTTATCGGAGCATAGTTCTCTCCGGTTGAAACTGGAGAAATTTCGGCGGCCCATTTCGGCATGCACAAGCATGCCGATAGTACAAAAATCTGTGCCAGGAGCGCCTAGTTCGGCATGTGAAAATTTCGAACCACGCTTCGATGAGTGACTGATCTCCCCACGTTTCACGCTTGACGTCGCACTCAAGGCGGTCGAGCGGCCAGTCGCACCAAGGGCCGCGTGAGAACTTCTTTGAGAAACAGCAGCGTATCGAGATTCAACTGGCCGAGAAAGATGTCTACCGCCAACATGTGCAGTATCTCTTTACGCGAGAATTTTCTTAGCAATTATGTCTCCTGCGATCAGGAACGACATGATCAGGAGGAGGAGATACTGGTGGACGTTGCTGAACAGCGATTCCATTCCTAATTGCGTGACTAATAGTAGGTTCATGAAGTACGCGAGAAACAATGTAACCGCCAGTATCTCGACGAATACCAGTACTCGGTTTCGCCCCGATTGTGCCTTCCCTTCGATTGCGGTAGCCATGCGATGTGATCACTTATTATGATACTCACTATATTAATGCTTGGTATCACGGATATCTATCTCAAATGAGAATTATGAGTGGCGACACTAACTTAGGCAGATATCCCCTATCCAAACGAACTGTTGAGCCAGTTGTTCGTGAGCAACGTCGTAACCAGTGAACGATGCGTAGAACGTGTCAATGCGGCGTTTACGTTCCTGTATCCAACATTCGATACGATTTCTCACGCTATGGCGGCGGATGACGCGTCTTCACCACGATTAACGGTGTTCGATCATACAACTCGGCGATTTCGGTCAGAAACCGCCAGTTGTGAGTAGTTTCTTGACCGGGTGACCAACGTGTGTAGGAGGTACGCATTTCAGGACCAACGACCGTAAACAGCGTGAACTCGCCATCCGTCCGCTCACGCTTGAAAAAC
The genomic region above belongs to Halalkalicoccus sp. NIPERK01 and contains:
- a CDS encoding TRAP transporter large permease is translated as MIVLLALGVPVLVAIGLGSVLLVQQTGIFPTTIYGSTLFSGLNSFALLAIPLYILTGDAIVESGLSEKLLNFANRIVGGFNSGVGTATLLGCGLFASISGSNSSDAAAIGRISHHHLKDFGYPGPYASALIASGASTGILIPPSITYIIAGTVLGVSVANLFIAGLIPGVLVLVSAIVAHTVVSRLNGYENKSSHSSPREMAAALWDAKFALMIPVIILGGIYSGIFTPTEAAAVAVFVAIAIGMSVREISFSDFPNMLEQSAIVNGIITPIIGIAIVLSQILAIYEVPSTIIDFLIGPTTAHWQVVLTMLAIFLVAGAVMETTPNILILGPLLLPVATEIGMDPIHFVIFMNLALAVGFITPPIGLNLYVMSAITEEDILAIARHAVPYLIAMIVVVVIVAYYAPLSTFTF
- a CDS encoding TRAP transporter small permease translates to MKDLTGWRLALHLLDRYAERFLLYGFYIFLTLIIVLEVFRRFALDSASLWGEETARFSFIYLTWIGASWGVRKRQHIRINIIHRYLSNRGVGIMYIISDIAMLIFAYFSVSWFVPVLQTTAEQGAVTQALRVNQEYFMFAVLLGFILLTIRTIQMLVWDVHAVINDHPVYEGESIFGRGDD